In Flavobacterium sp., a single window of DNA contains:
- a CDS encoding Cof-type HAD-IIB family hydrolase, which yields MQYKMLVLDMDDTLLTDDHRISDLNKKVLLEAQAKGVYVVLASGRPTSAMTAYAKELELDLNDSYMISFNGAVISRVKDDLVFFEQKLTVEQIHELYDYSVKMKTHIITYLDDEIISETDSEYIEVEKEITGMAHHKVASFKDYVDRPAVKCILLENPAYLKTVEKDLAETMPDLSVSMSKPFFLEAAQQGIDKANSLKLLAEKLGIHQNEIIAVGNAGNDLTMIEYAGLGVWVDNVNPELRDKADLIVASNNNDGVAEVVQKYILN from the coding sequence ATGCAATACAAAATGTTAGTGCTCGACATGGATGATACCTTGTTGACAGATGATCACAGAATTTCGGATTTAAATAAAAAAGTTTTATTAGAAGCACAGGCAAAAGGTGTTTATGTTGTTTTGGCTTCAGGGCGACCAACTTCTGCAATGACAGCTTACGCTAAAGAGCTGGAATTAGATTTAAACGATTCTTATATGATTTCGTTTAACGGAGCAGTTATAAGTCGTGTAAAAGACGATTTGGTTTTCTTTGAACAGAAATTAACCGTAGAACAAATTCATGAATTATATGATTATAGTGTGAAAATGAAAACTCATATTATAACCTATTTAGACGATGAAATTATAAGCGAAACGGATTCTGAATATATAGAAGTTGAAAAGGAAATTACAGGAATGGCGCATCATAAAGTTGCCAGTTTTAAAGATTATGTTGACAGGCCTGCTGTAAAATGTATTTTATTAGAAAATCCGGCCTATTTAAAAACAGTAGAAAAAGATTTGGCAGAAACAATGCCGGATTTGAGTGTTTCTATGTCGAAACCTTTTTTCTTAGAAGCAGCACAGCAAGGAATTGATAAAGCCAACAGTTTAAAGCTTTTGGCAGAAAAACTGGGAATTCATCAAAATGAAATTATTGCTGTGGGAAATGCCGGAAATGATTTAACAATGATCGAATATGCCGGTTTAGGTGTTTGGGTAGATAATGTAAATCCCGAGTTGCGCGATAAAGCTGACTTAATTGTAGCTTCAAATAATAATGATGGCGTTGCTGAGGTTGTGCAGAAATATATTTTAAATTAA
- a CDS encoding sigma-54 dependent transcriptional regulator, whose translation MSKILIIEDEAAIRRVLVKILSEENDSYKVDEAEDGVSGLEKIKNNDYDLVLCDIKMPKMDGVEVLEEVKKIKPEIPMVMISGHGDMETAIHTMRLGAFDYISKPPDLNRLLNTVRNALDKKQLVVENKILKKKVSKNYEMIGDSESINHIKVMIDKVATTEARVLITGPNGTGKELVAHQLHEKSERANFPLIEVNCAAIPSELIESELFGHVKGAFTSAVKDRAGKFEAADKGTIFLDEIGDMSLSAQAKVLRALQENMITRVGADKDIKVDVRVVAATNKDLKTEIAEGRFREDLYHRLAVILIKVPPLNERRDDIPALIKHFAEKIASEQGNAVKGFSTQAIQLLQEYDWTGNIRELRNVVERLIILGGNEISESDVKMFASK comes from the coding sequence ATGAGTAAAATACTAATTATCGAAGACGAAGCAGCGATTAGAAGAGTTTTGGTGAAAATTTTATCAGAAGAAAATGATTCTTATAAAGTGGATGAAGCAGAAGACGGTGTTTCAGGTCTTGAAAAAATAAAAAACAACGATTACGATTTGGTTTTGTGTGATATCAAAATGCCAAAAATGGACGGAGTTGAGGTTTTAGAAGAAGTAAAAAAAATAAAACCAGAGATTCCGATGGTGATGATTTCAGGACATGGCGACATGGAAACTGCAATTCATACGATGCGTTTAGGAGCTTTTGATTATATCTCAAAACCGCCAGATTTGAATCGTTTATTAAATACAGTTCGTAATGCTTTAGACAAAAAACAATTAGTAGTAGAAAATAAAATACTAAAGAAAAAAGTCAGCAAAAATTACGAAATGATTGGCGACAGCGAGTCGATTAATCATATCAAAGTAATGATTGATAAAGTCGCTACAACTGAAGCCAGAGTTCTAATTACAGGACCAAACGGAACGGGAAAAGAATTAGTAGCGCATCAATTGCATGAAAAAAGTGAACGCGCTAATTTTCCTTTAATCGAAGTAAACTGTGCCGCGATTCCGAGTGAGTTGATTGAAAGTGAATTATTCGGACACGTAAAAGGTGCTTTTACATCGGCAGTTAAAGATCGTGCCGGAAAATTTGAAGCAGCCGATAAAGGAACAATTTTCTTAGATGAAATTGGAGATATGAGTCTTTCGGCGCAAGCCAAAGTTTTACGCGCCCTTCAGGAAAATATGATTACCAGAGTTGGTGCAGATAAAGATATTAAAGTTGATGTTCGCGTTGTAGCAGCAACTAATAAAGACTTAAAAACAGAAATTGCCGAAGGCCGTTTCCGCGAAGATTTATACCATCGTCTGGCAGTTATTTTAATCAAAGTTCCGCCATTGAATGAAAGGCGTGATGATATTCCGGCTTTGATTAAACATTTTGCAGAGAAAATTGCTTCAGAGCAAGGAAACGCCGTAAAAGGATTTTCTACTCAAGCGATACAATTACTGCAGGAATACGATTGGACAGGAAATATCCGTGAACTTCGAAATGTGGTAGAAAGATTAATCATTTTAGGAGGAAACGAAATCTCTGAAAGTGATGTAAAAATGTTCGCAAGCAAATAA
- a CDS encoding DEAD/DEAH box helicase, translating to MKLKKINEKLQDGLIENGLTEANALQMETFSTIKSGADCVIISPDGTGKTTAIVLNVIQQLAGKNEESPRALIIVEDKEKMTAMVELFNKLGKYTNLEIYGVHDKGDMDYDKNYVSTGIDVLIGTPTKLNDMFSTAGYNVNRLKMFILDDADPILKLRHEPKIMRISNSIAKTQRLIFAETLTERIEILADKMLIEPYLFDMDEEGEEELDEEEDDIEEE from the coding sequence ATGAAACTAAAAAAGATAAACGAGAAATTACAAGACGGATTAATTGAAAACGGTTTGACCGAGGCTAATGCTTTGCAGATGGAAACCTTTTCAACCATAAAAAGTGGTGCCGATTGTGTAATTATTTCTCCGGATGGAACGGGAAAAACAACTGCTATTGTATTGAATGTGATTCAGCAATTGGCAGGGAAAAATGAAGAATCACCTCGTGCTTTGATCATTGTTGAAGACAAAGAAAAAATGACAGCAATGGTTGAGCTTTTTAACAAATTAGGGAAATATACCAATCTCGAAATTTATGGCGTGCATGACAAAGGCGATATGGATTATGATAAAAACTACGTTTCAACCGGAATTGATGTTTTAATTGGAACTCCAACCAAATTAAACGATATGTTTAGTACGGCGGGATACAATGTAAATCGTTTAAAAATGTTTATTTTGGATGATGCTGATCCTATTCTGAAATTACGTCACGAGCCAAAAATCATGCGTATTTCAAACAGTATTGCTAAAACGCAGCGTTTAATTTTTGCTGAAACGTTAACTGAACGTATCGAAATCCTTGCAGATAAAATGTTAATTGAGCCTTATTTATTTGATATGGATGAAGAAGGAGAGGAAGAACTGGATGAAGAGGAAGACGATATAGAAGAAGAGTAA
- a CDS encoding alpha/beta fold hydrolase: MEILKTLKFFSIVLLCFFLVIYILMISYVYFNQVELVFHSSRLPKDYKFDYQQKFEEINIKSFDGNNLNGLLFKAENSKGLVFYLHGNAGTLETWGKIAKIYTSLGYDIFILDYRSFGKSEGEIENEEQLSKDISIVYKSMTKRYSEDKIIIAGYSIGSGFATKLALENKPKALILQAPYYNFLELSSSRVPLFPDFMKKFSLETNVYLPKIKTPIYIFHGTDDKLIPFENSVRLKKLLSSNAYLYPLKNQEHIGINENESFQNQLKKILEN; this comes from the coding sequence ATGGAAATACTCAAAACGCTTAAATTCTTTTCAATTGTACTTTTGTGCTTTTTTCTGGTTATTTATATTTTGATGATTTCCTATGTTTATTTTAATCAGGTTGAATTAGTTTTTCATAGTTCGAGACTTCCAAAAGATTACAAATTTGATTACCAGCAGAAATTTGAAGAAATCAATATCAAGTCATTTGATGGAAACAATCTGAATGGATTATTGTTTAAAGCTGAAAATTCTAAAGGCTTAGTTTTTTATCTTCATGGAAATGCCGGAACACTTGAAACCTGGGGCAAAATAGCAAAAATTTATACCTCTTTAGGATACGATATTTTTATTTTGGATTACAGAAGTTTCGGTAAAAGTGAAGGTGAAATCGAAAATGAAGAACAATTGTCAAAAGATATTTCAATTGTTTACAAATCAATGACTAAAAGATATTCCGAAGATAAAATTATAATTGCCGGATATTCTATTGGTTCTGGTTTTGCGACTAAATTGGCTTTAGAAAATAAACCAAAAGCTTTGATTTTACAGGCTCCGTATTATAATTTTCTAGAATTATCGAGTTCAAGAGTGCCTCTTTTTCCAGATTTTATGAAAAAGTTTAGTCTGGAAACGAATGTTTATCTTCCAAAAATAAAAACTCCAATTTATATATTTCATGGAACTGACGATAAATTAATTCCTTTTGAGAATTCAGTTCGGTTAAAAAAACTTTTAAGCTCGAATGCTTATTTATATCCGTTGAAAAATCAGGAACATATTGGAATAAATGAAAATGAAAGTTTTCAAAATCAATTAAAGAAAATATTAGAAAATTAA
- a CDS encoding DUF2007 domain-containing protein translates to MGLMKVYSGSEVLAIALQERLEEAGVETVKKDNIQSARLGGFGGTDLAVEVFIQETDFAKANPVIEEFRMSL, encoded by the coding sequence ATGGGATTAATGAAAGTGTATTCAGGAAGTGAAGTGTTAGCAATTGCTTTGCAGGAAAGATTAGAAGAAGCGGGAGTAGAAACCGTGAAAAAAGATAATATTCAATCAGCTCGTTTAGGAGGTTTTGGCGGTACAGATCTGGCTGTTGAGGTTTTTATTCAGGAAACAGATTTTGCAAAAGCAAATCCGGTTATTGAAGAATTTAGAATGAGTCTTTAA
- the mtaB gene encoding tRNA (N(6)-L-threonylcarbamoyladenosine(37)-C(2))-methylthiotransferase MtaB, whose protein sequence is MENRKKVAFYTLGCKLNFSETSTIARNFQDEGFDRVDFEEIADIYVINTCSVTENADKQFKQVVKKAMKLNDKAFVAAVGCYAQLKPEELAAVDGVDLVLGATEKFKITDYIHDLSKNDMGEVHSCEIAEADFYVGSYSIGDRTRAFLKVQDGCDYKCTYCTIPLARGISRSDALENVLKNAKEISEQNIREIVLTGVNIGDYGKGEFGNKKHEHTFLDLVQALDKVDGIERLRISSIEPNLLKNETIDFVSKSRTFVPHFHIPLQSGSNDILKLMKRRYLREVYTDRVNKIREVMPHACIGVDVIVGFPGETDEHFLETYHFLNEMDISYLHVFTYSERDNTEAANMEGVVPANVRAKRSKMLRGLSVKKRRAFYESQLGTNRTVLFESENKEGYIHGFTENYVKVKTPWNPELINTLHEINLTKIDEDGSVRMEFVNKLAEA, encoded by the coding sequence ATGGAAAATAGAAAAAAAGTTGCTTTTTATACACTTGGCTGCAAACTGAATTTCTCAGAAACATCCACAATTGCGAGAAACTTTCAGGATGAAGGTTTTGATCGTGTTGATTTTGAGGAAATTGCCGATATATACGTTATCAATACCTGTTCTGTAACAGAGAATGCTGATAAGCAGTTTAAGCAGGTTGTAAAAAAAGCAATGAAACTTAATGATAAAGCTTTTGTTGCCGCTGTTGGATGTTATGCTCAGTTAAAACCAGAAGAATTGGCCGCAGTTGATGGCGTTGATTTGGTTTTGGGAGCTACAGAAAAATTCAAAATCACCGATTATATTCATGATTTGAGCAAAAACGATATGGGTGAAGTGCACTCATGCGAAATTGCCGAAGCTGATTTTTACGTTGGAAGTTACTCAATTGGCGATCGTACACGTGCTTTCTTAAAAGTTCAGGACGGATGCGATTATAAATGTACCTATTGTACAATTCCACTGGCAAGAGGAATTTCAAGAAGTGATGCTTTAGAAAATGTCTTAAAAAATGCCAAAGAAATCTCAGAACAAAATATCCGTGAAATTGTTTTAACCGGAGTAAATATTGGAGATTACGGAAAAGGGGAGTTCGGAAATAAAAAACACGAACATACTTTTCTGGATTTAGTTCAGGCTTTAGATAAAGTAGACGGAATTGAGCGTCTTAGAATTTCATCTATAGAACCTAATTTATTGAAAAACGAAACGATAGATTTTGTTTCAAAAAGCAGAACTTTTGTACCGCATTTTCATATTCCATTACAATCAGGAAGCAACGATATTTTAAAATTAATGAAACGTCGTTACCTGCGCGAAGTTTATACAGACCGTGTAAATAAAATTCGCGAAGTCATGCCGCACGCTTGTATTGGTGTCGACGTAATTGTTGGTTTCCCTGGTGAAACAGACGAACATTTCTTAGAAACGTATCATTTCTTAAACGAAATGGATATTTCTTATCTGCACGTTTTCACTTATTCTGAAAGAGACAATACGGAAGCGGCGAATATGGAAGGAGTTGTTCCGGCAAATGTTAGGGCAAAACGAAGCAAAATGCTTAGAGGTTTATCGGTTAAAAAACGTCGTGCTTTTTACGAAAGTCAATTAGGAACCAACAGAACGGTTCTTTTTGAAAGTGAAAATAAAGAAGGTTATATTCATGGTTTTACCGAAAACTACGTAAAAGTAAAAACTCCGTGGAATCCTGAATTGATAAATACTTTGCACGAAATTAATTTAACTAAAATTGATGAAGACGGAAGTGTGCGTATGGAGTTTGTAAATAAGCTGGCAGAAGCGTAA
- a CDS encoding 3-ketoacyl-ACP reductase, translated as MTDLKNKNAFITGAGKGIGKAAAIALAKEGVNVILVSRTQADVDNLAAEINKLGVKSLALSADVSDINSINNAVEKALAEFKHIDILINSAGIASFAKFLDLEPANWEKIIQVNLMGTYYTTRAIIPNMIERQTGDIINISSTAGLNGNAMTSAYSASKFAVLGLTDSLMQEMRKHNIRVTALTPSTVATDMAIDLNLTDGNPEKVMQSEDMADLIIAQLKLNRRVFIKNSSIWSTNP; from the coding sequence ATGACAGACTTAAAAAATAAAAATGCGTTCATTACCGGCGCTGGTAAAGGAATTGGTAAAGCCGCTGCAATTGCTTTAGCAAAAGAAGGTGTAAACGTAATTTTAGTTTCAAGAACTCAGGCTGACGTTGACAATCTTGCTGCTGAAATCAACAAACTGGGGGTGAAATCTCTGGCTTTATCTGCCGATGTTTCGGATATTAATTCTATAAATAATGCAGTTGAAAAAGCTTTAGCCGAATTTAAACATATAGACATTTTAATTAACAGTGCCGGAATTGCTTCTTTTGCAAAATTCTTGGATTTAGAACCTGCCAACTGGGAAAAAATTATTCAGGTTAATTTAATGGGAACGTATTATACAACTCGTGCTATTATCCCAAATATGATTGAAAGACAAACGGGAGATATTATCAACATTTCTTCAACTGCCGGTTTAAACGGAAATGCGATGACAAGTGCTTACAGTGCTTCTAAATTTGCTGTTTTAGGTTTAACAGATTCTTTGATGCAGGAAATGAGAAAACACAATATACGTGTTACGGCTTTAACGCCAAGTACAGTTGCAACTGATATGGCAATTGATTTAAACTTAACTGACGGAAATCCTGAAAAAGTAATGCAGTCTGAAGATATGGCTGATTTAATCATTGCGCAGTTAAAATTAAACCGTAGAGTTTTTATCAAAAACAGCAGTATTTGGTCTACTAATCCTTAA
- a CDS encoding GNAT family N-acetyltransferase has product MKNPIETERLLLRELLLSDVEGMFELDSNPNVHIYLGNKPVTTIEESKAQIENIQQQYKDFGTGRWAVILKETNEFIGWSGIKFITNEINNHQNFYEIGYRFIEKHWNKGYATEAGKAFINYAFSEMKVDAIYAYADEGNQNSRKILEKLGLQFVNSFEYEGEIEVWYELKNPNL; this is encoded by the coding sequence ATGAAAAATCCAATCGAAACAGAACGCTTATTATTGCGAGAATTACTTCTTTCAGATGTAGAAGGAATGTTCGAATTGGATTCTAACCCAAATGTTCATATTTATCTCGGAAATAAACCTGTCACCACAATCGAAGAAAGCAAAGCTCAGATTGAAAATATTCAGCAGCAATATAAAGATTTTGGAACAGGGCGCTGGGCAGTGATTCTAAAAGAAACCAATGAATTTATTGGCTGGTCTGGAATTAAGTTTATTACAAATGAAATAAATAACCATCAGAACTTTTACGAGATTGGTTATCGGTTTATAGAAAAACACTGGAATAAAGGTTACGCAACCGAAGCCGGAAAAGCTTTTATAAATTACGCATTCAGCGAAATGAAAGTCGATGCAATTTATGCCTACGCAGATGAAGGCAATCAGAATTCAAGAAAGATTCTCGAAAAACTCGGTTTACAATTTGTAAACTCTTTTGAATATGAAGGAGAAATTGAAGTTTGGTACGAATTAAAAAATCCAAACTTATAA